Proteins encoded within one genomic window of Anopheles gambiae chromosome 3, idAnoGambNW_F1_1, whole genome shotgun sequence:
- the LOC133393157 gene encoding uncharacterized protein LOC133393157 has translation MTVNMSPLGGGRWRCLASLLIFTILARIVRAEQEVIVAIDEPGKTQYHEANFNTSSYQYGYEVGPNGQFHHETRGPDGVTYGCYGYIDPNGQLRVTHYVADTHGYRVVEPNRPVEIFVDAPTQYSNSIAEEEPQERRRGELRPWTELYLPKGCGMFPGGMRPDGGSGGASPPTAPSYPSTGGSGSTQGRIH, from the exons ATTTTCACGATACTTGCGCGTATCGTTCGTGCCGAGCAGGAAGTTATCGTGGCGATTGATGAACCCGGCAAAACCCAATACCATGAGGCAAACTTTAACACCA GTTCATACCAGTACGGGTACGAGGTGGGACCGAACGGACAGTTCCATCACGAAACACGTGGCCCCGATGGTGTCACTTACGGTTGCTACGGATATATCGACCCGAATGGACAGCTGCGCGTGACGCACTACGTGGCCGATACGCACGGGTACCGGGTGGTAGAGCCGAACCGGCCGGTCGAAATTTTTGTCGATGCTCCTACACAGTACAGCAA CTCCATTGCGGAAGAGGAACCACAGGAGCGACGACGGGGTGAGCTACGGCCGTGGACGGAGCTGTACCTGCCGAAGGGATGTGGCATGTTTCCGGGTGGTATGCGGCCGGACGGTGGCTCAGGTGGCGCTAGTCCACCGACGG CACCTTCATACCCAAGCACCGGTGGAAGCGGCAGTACACAAGGTAGAATACATTGA
- the LOC133393158 gene encoding nipped-B-like protein B, translated as MDRGKDRDRDRDRDRDNGKDKAKIKDKVKVRIKDNHKDRAKGKVKIKDRDSGKDKVKDKVKDKVKDKDKVKDKVKDKVKDKVKDKVKDKVKDKDKAKDRDRDKDMARDRGRDNGKGKDKVKDKGKVKVKDKDKDKDKVKDKDKVKDKVKDKVKDKVKDKVKDKDMAKNRDKDMARDRGKPNGKGKGKVRAKGRDRVKGKDRVKGRVRVKDNGKDKVKDKDKDRDRHKGRDRDKGMDKDKVKDKGKDNGKVKDKGKDNGKVKDKGNVRVKAKLKGKDRVNIQDKGKVRYKDKDKARDKVNALGKVKLKGKASGKDKANVQAKVKVRVKFKGKVRGSVLDKIKDKYKVKDKDKANVQAKDNNSNKVKANVQAKAKDNNSNKAKAKDSNSSKVKDNNSNSKGRDRDRVNNNSKAKGMGIKDSIKGHIRARSVPANIRDNIRVAIKVFTVESIKDNIKGHIRGQ; from the coding sequence ATGGACAGGGGCAAGGACAGGGACAGGGACAGGGACAGGGACAGGGACAATGGCAAGGACAAGGCCAAAATCAAGGACAAGGTCAAGGTCAGAATCAAGGACAATCACAAGGACAGGGCCAAGGGCAAGGTCAAAATCAAGGACAGGGACAGTGGCAAGGACAAGGTCAAGGACAAGGTCAAGGACAAGGTCAAGGACAAGGACAAGGTCAAGGACAAGGTCAAGGACAAGGTCAAGGACAAGGTCAAGGACAAGGTCAAGGACAAGGTCAAGGACAAGGACAAGGCCAAGGACAGGGACAGGGACAAGGACATGGCCAGGGACAGGGGCAGGGACAATGGCAAGGGCAAGGACAAGGTCAAGGACAAGGGCAAGGTCAAGGTCAAGGACAAGGACAAGGACAAGGACAAGGTCAAGGACAAGGACAAGGTCAAGGACAAGGTCAAGGACAAGGTCAAGGACAAGGTCAAGGACAAGGTCAAGGACAAGGACATGGCCAAGAACAGGGACAAGGACATGGCCAGGGACAGGGGCAAGCCCAATGGCAAGGGCAAGGGCAAGGTCAGGGCCAAGGGCAGGGACAGGGTCAAGGGCAAGGACAGGGTCAAGGGCAGGGTCAGGGTCAAGGACAATGGCAAGGACAAGGTCAAGGACAAGGACAAGGACAGGGACAGGCACAAGGGCAGGGACAGGGACAAGGGCATGGACAAGGACAAGGTCAAGGACAAGGGCAAGGACAATGGCAAGGTCAAGGACAAGGGCAAGGACAATGGCAAGGTCAAGGACAAGGGCAACGTCCGGGTCAAGGCCAAGCTCAAGGGCAAGGACAGGGTCAACATCCAGGACAAGGGCAAGGTCAGGTACAAGGACAAGGACAAGGCCAGGGACAAGGTCAACGCCCTGGGCAAGGTCAAGCTCAAGGGCAAGGCCAGTGGCAAGGACAAGGCCAACGTCCAGGCCAAGGTCAAGGTCAGGGTCAAGTTCAAGGGCAAGGTCAGGGGCAGCGTCCTGGACAAAATCAAGGACAAGTACAAGGTCAAGGACAAGGACAAGGCCAACGTCCAGGCCAaggacaacaacagcaacaaggtCAAGGCCAACGTCCAGGCCAAGGCCAaggacaacaacagcaacaaggcCAAGGCCAaggacagcaacagcagcaaggtcaaggacaacaacagcaacagcaagggCAGGGACAGGGACAGggtcaacaacaacagcaaggcCAAGGGCATGGGCATCAAGGACAGCATCAAGGGTCACATCAGGGCCCGATCAGTTCCGGCCAACATCAGGGACAACATCAGGGTAGCCATCAAGGTATTCACGGTGGAGAGCATCAAGGACAACATCAAGGGTCACATCAGGGGCCAATAA
- the LOC5668023 gene encoding uncharacterized protein LOC5668023: MIFPCWTATTDQPVGGPGGISLGAGVSTAGISGTASTSHTGPNHNVIGTIGGSIGSSTGVQTSAGVNASATGLGVTVDHTHTSNVTVTGEGVQVSHGGQNTIDSQQVTVAGTVGVAVGVEAGLIDSSLNHTGHVSVGSIDVSSATAVGAGIVANHTTIGGVAQLTHNASISIPTVAPGPTTEQPPVESSPSTPIPGSPGTAIGVYPPTKPIDTSSPPGSSSSSSSSPPPSMPPSGPPSSSGGDNYAPPPNYQIAVSQYPYFFVPYPYAPPNVPQAPCNCPADQQNQQGGQQPNQPAGYLGFIPVLYIPNCHAQKSGLPANFNWPAPPPPEGFGQSLDELPAQRLFQKPDGSWVLQRARNRSRRLRARRPAARRIITDQEYPAKK; encoded by the exons ATGATCTTCCCTTGTTGGACTGCCACAACCGACCAACCGGTTGGTGGCCCAGGTGGTATATCTCTAGGCGCGGGTGTGTCTACGGCCGGCATTAGCGGCACAGCAAGCACCTCGCACACCGGCCCGAACCACAACGTGATTGGCACGATCGGTGGTTCCATTGGGTCGTCCACAGGCGTGCAGACAAGCGCCGGAGTGAACGCATCGGCCACCGGGCTCGGCGTGACCGTCGATCATACGCACACGTCCAACGTGACGGTGACCGGGGAAGGTGTGCAGGTGTCACACGGTGGCCAAAATACGATCGACAGCCAGCAGGTCACCGTGGCAGGCACGGTCGGTGTGGCCGTTGGCGTCGAAGCAGGTTTGATAGATAGCTCCCTTAATCATACCGGGCACGTTTCGGTCGGTAGTATCGACGTAAGTAGCGCCACGGCGGTTGGCGCAGGAATCGTGGCAAATCACACGACGATCGGCGGAGTGGCACAGCTAACGCACAACGCCAGTATATCGATTCCAACCGTCGCTCCAG GACCTACGACGGAACAACCTCCAGTCGAGTCTTCACCGAGTACACCAATCCCTGGATCGCCTGGAACCGCAATTGGTGTGTATCCACCGACAAAACCCATCGATACCAGCTCACCGCCTGGCtcgtcatcctcctcctcctcatctcCGCCCCCATCGATGCCACCCTCGGGGCCACCGTCGTCTTCCGGTGGGGACAACTATGCTCCACCTCCAAACTATCAGATAGCGGTATCGCAATATCCGTATTTCTTTGTGCCCTATCCGTACGCACCTCCGAACGTGCCGCAGGCACCATGCAACTGCCCAGCCGATCAGCAGAACCAGCAGGGTGGCCAACAGCCAAACCAGCCGGCCGGCTACCTCGGCTTCATTCCCGTCCTGTACATCCCGAACTGTCACGCCCAGAAGAGTGGACTGCCGGCCAACTTCAACTGGCcggcaccgccaccaccggaaGGGTTCGGCCAGTCACTGGACGAGCTGCCGGCCCAGCGACTCTTTCAGAAACCGGACGGTAGCTGGGTGCTGCAGCGGGCCCGCAACCGCTCTCGCCGGCTGCGTGCCCGACGTCCCGCTGCCCGACGAATTATAACCGACCAGGAATATCCAGCGAAGAAGTAG